One region of Saprospiraceae bacterium genomic DNA includes:
- the porV gene encoding type IX secretion system outer membrane channel protein PorV, with the protein MKKLLALSLIIAGFTASVQAQAIEPKCKNGYNPITGERCANAVTSAVPFLRIVPDARGGAMGDVGIATSADPNAMHYNASKLAFADKKVAIAASYTPWMRNLGLQDVYLAYLSGYVKLDQLQSLGFGLRYFSLGDIEFTDENGISLGQGRPNEFDLTAGYARKLSDRFSGAIAAKFIYSNLATGQRVEGVEIRPGISGAADLSLTYKQPIKLAKNDSELTLGLAVSNLGAKITYTNSINRDYIPTNMGLGAAWKFNLDAYNTLTFTTDFNKLLVPTPRPEIDDDGDGRPDYKQYSAVRGVFKSFGDAPGGFSEELKEINIGTGIEYWYDNQFAVRMGYFYEHYSKGNRKYFSVGLGVKYNIFGLDFSYLVPTTNQRNPLDNTLRFSLLFDFEAFESDK; encoded by the coding sequence ATGAAGAAATTACTCGCCTTGTCACTGATAATCGCTGGCTTCACGGCTTCTGTGCAAGCCCAAGCAATCGAGCCAAAGTGCAAGAACGGATATAACCCCATCACTGGCGAACGCTGCGCCAATGCCGTCACCTCCGCCGTGCCTTTTTTGCGCATCGTGCCCGACGCTCGCGGCGGCGCTATGGGCGATGTGGGCATCGCCACTTCCGCTGACCCCAACGCCATGCACTACAACGCCTCCAAACTGGCCTTTGCCGACAAAAAGGTGGCGATTGCCGCTTCCTACACACCGTGGATGCGCAACCTAGGTCTGCAAGATGTGTATCTGGCCTACCTGTCGGGCTATGTGAAACTCGACCAACTGCAATCCCTCGGCTTTGGCTTGCGCTATTTTTCGCTGGGCGACATTGAGTTCACCGACGAAAACGGCATCTCGCTCGGTCAGGGCCGACCCAATGAATTCGACCTCACCGCTGGCTATGCTCGCAAACTCTCCGACCGCTTTTCGGGCGCCATCGCTGCCAAGTTCATCTACTCCAACCTCGCCACCGGCCAGCGCGTGGAGGGGGTGGAAATCAGACCCGGCATCTCCGGCGCAGCCGACCTCTCCTTGACCTACAAGCAGCCCATCAAACTCGCCAAAAACGACAGTGAACTCACCCTCGGCTTGGCCGTCAGCAACTTGGGCGCTAAAATCACCTACACGAACTCCATCAACCGCGACTATATCCCGACCAACATGGGGCTTGGCGCGGCGTGGAAATTCAACCTCGACGCCTACAACACCCTCACGTTCACGACCGATTTCAACAAACTGCTCGTGCCGACCCCACGCCCCGAAATTGATGACGACGGCGACGGACGTCCCGACTACAAACAGTACTCCGCCGTGCGCGGCGTGTTCAAGTCGTTCGGCGACGCACCGGGTGGTTTTAGCGAGGAGTTGAAGGAAATCAATATCGGCACTGGCATAGAATACTGGTACGACAACCAGTTTGCCGTGCGCATGGGCTATTTCTACGAGCATTATTCCAAAGGCAACCGCAAGTATTTCAGCGTGGGCCTCGGCGTGAAATACAACATCTTCGGCCTCGATTTTTCTTATCTCGTGCCGACCACCAACCAACGCAACCCCTTGGATAACACCCTGCGTTTCTCGCTCTTGTTCGACTTTGAGGCATTCGAGTCCGACAAGTAA
- a CDS encoding ATPase, with the protein MDRPVTLLCVSSYFKGNDFLRGAKEAGAKVYFLTSKKLEDKPWAREAIDEIFYIQQGPENQWHIPDVIEGLAWLMRSHKIDRIVALDDFDVEKGAELREHFRIPGMGQTTARHFRDKLAMRLKAAEEGVRVPAFSALFNDNEINDFAKNVPAPWIVKPRGQASATGMKKVYSTDELWEHLRKLGNERHQFLVEQFKPGDVYHVDALSEGGKVIFARVSQYLATPFEVAHGGGIFRSAIVPFGSADEKALQKATSEVMTAFGMQYSASHTEFIKCHDDGQFYFLETSSRVGGAHIAEMVEYSSNVNMWREWAKLEVAVAGGKKYELPKLRKDYTGIIVSLTRQEWPDDSQFNDPEVAWRMRDMDHHIGLIVRSPKHERVIELLDEYAQRIKRDYHASAPAPDKPTS; encoded by the coding sequence ATGGATAGACCTGTCACACTCCTCTGTGTTTCCAGTTATTTTAAGGGCAACGACTTCCTGCGCGGCGCGAAAGAAGCGGGTGCAAAAGTGTATTTCCTCACCTCCAAAAAACTCGAAGACAAGCCCTGGGCACGCGAAGCCATTGACGAGATTTTCTACATCCAGCAAGGTCCCGAAAACCAGTGGCACATCCCCGACGTGATAGAAGGCCTGGCATGGCTCATGCGCTCGCACAAGATAGACCGCATCGTGGCGCTCGACGACTTCGACGTGGAGAAGGGCGCCGAGTTGCGCGAGCATTTTCGCATACCCGGCATGGGCCAGACGACGGCCCGCCATTTCCGCGACAAACTCGCCATGCGCCTGAAAGCCGCAGAGGAGGGAGTGCGCGTCCCCGCGTTTTCGGCGCTCTTCAACGACAATGAAATCAACGATTTCGCCAAAAACGTGCCCGCCCCTTGGATAGTGAAGCCGCGCGGCCAAGCCTCTGCCACAGGCATGAAGAAGGTGTACAGCACCGATGAGTTGTGGGAGCATCTGCGCAAGCTCGGCAACGAGCGCCACCAATTCCTCGTGGAGCAATTCAAGCCCGGCGATGTGTATCATGTGGACGCGCTGAGCGAGGGGGGCAAAGTCATTTTTGCGCGTGTGTCGCAGTATTTGGCCACACCCTTCGAGGTGGCGCACGGTGGCGGCATATTCCGCAGCGCCATCGTGCCCTTTGGCTCCGCCGACGAAAAAGCGCTTCAGAAGGCTACTTCCGAAGTGATGACGGCCTTTGGGATGCAGTATAGCGCGAGCCACACCGAGTTCATCAAATGCCACGACGACGGGCAGTTTTACTTCCTCGAAACCTCCTCGCGGGTAGGCGGGGCGCACATCGCCGAGATGGTTGAATACTCTTCCAATGTGAATATGTGGCGCGAATGGGCCAAACTCGAAGTGGCTGTGGCAGGGGGCAAAAAGTACGAACTGCCCAAATTGAGGAAGGACTACACGGGCATCATCGTGTCGCTCACGCGGCAGGAATGGCCCGACGACAGCCAATTCAACGACCCGGAGGTGGCGTGGCGCATGCGCGACATGGACCACCACATCGGCCTCATCGTGCGGTCGCCCAAACACGAGCGCGTCATCGAACTGCTCGATGAATACGCTCAACGCATCAAACGGGATTACCACGCGAGCGCGCCAGCGCCTGATAAGCCGACAAGTTGA
- the smpB gene encoding SsrA-binding protein SmpB, whose product MAKEKRKQKVEITNRKAAFEYYFVQQYDAGISLTGSEIKSIRNGNANLTDAYCVFDNGELWVRNLYIAEYEYGTDSNHLPRRNRKLLLRRPELRKLERGVKEKGSTIIPYKIFINDRGFAKVTIALARGKKSFDKRETIKEREDKRHLDRINKAYKVR is encoded by the coding sequence ATGGCAAAAGAGAAAAGAAAACAAAAAGTCGAAATCACGAACCGCAAGGCCGCGTTCGAGTACTACTTCGTGCAGCAGTACGATGCGGGCATTTCGCTGACTGGGTCGGAGATAAAAAGCATCCGAAATGGCAATGCCAACCTGACGGATGCCTACTGTGTGTTTGACAATGGAGAACTGTGGGTGCGCAACCTCTACATCGCCGAATATGAGTACGGCACCGATAGCAACCACCTCCCGCGCCGCAATCGAAAACTTTTGCTCCGTCGGCCCGAGCTGCGCAAGCTCGAACGAGGGGTGAAGGAAAAAGGCTCCACCATCATTCCCTACAAGATTTTCATCAATGACCGAGGGTTTGCCAAAGTGACCATTGCGCTGGCGCGTGGCAAAAAATCATTCGACAAGCGCGAGACCATCAAGGAACGCGAAGACAAACGCCATCTCGACCGCATCAACAAAGCCTACAAAGTGCGATGA
- a CDS encoding zinc-dependent metalloprotease, whose translation MAVACEGWPLHDIRCDDYPDTYGPHYVKAYLWFVVPPNAPNAFEDPLDERTATIWANLFNAFAPHNIHIVPGFGDCSPSATYEAINEDLAPNNANVFYLRSIGHKNDDGIDMYVFRDDIAVGGGWAFCVPSSFFYLFGKEPNTSDNVSATQIVSHEMGHCLGLLHTFEEGPGTSCRDLDGSDCKFRGDLVCDTPPDDRSYPSNPDCDPQLLSSELDFNIMSGFSPWRCVSRFTNGQGARMRRYLSEPVGVVDDAKIQDIVVTGQVTWDTPMSPGANVIVEPEAVLTINAPVTMQENARIYVRRGDGQGTVSGGQLRVFSTITAVCDKLWGGVVVEGYANRPQSTVYQGRAYVGVGGVLEHARLAIYVNGLNPVTGFPVLSGGGGMVGAQGAVFRNNEVDVEFGPYFASLNRAYFTASIFDVPCRFVTDDGYRGGRAPTHLFLKGVFGVRVADCIFTDDRTDSYSLPKTRGVGIYSEDAGFLTYQPRPNRFFGLFHGIHVLQTSPTAGIAIRGGIFEACFDGVHATDNAILAIDDNTFTLRRPDFFTGPASQLFRAIYVEGGTATISLDGNVFVGADTVLLFGTEVLSIGGGNKVFSGNTYHELYVGNRAYGLNGVASAGGLIFSGLMYECSSFTRSSEHDNLVALGATIRLEQGRKIDGEPISAGNRYLDLVGQQFTNNGAPIFYHHIENTTQALIDGYFTPTTITRVQSLPNAACDVAECPPPCDTETELSETKTQFFQQKQTWTTKTAAYPSITDPNQRQTEADVINRLRLSLDQTGARILLHHALDTTDLRTDSVLVWLGHLETYDADLQLARHHFFSGDYSTADSLLQLIPSQYGLSGDWLAEFNDVRDVLDALRPRLEAGVSLSALPETLVDSILYWGADCSAAGALARNILCRNGLRKEADCEEIGQKASGTTQSNAIQASGQTLKIYPNPASAEVSIELPLNVSCTNIAIVSLADGRICLDFAAATGSNTVKINIAGFSGGVYAVLARMVDGSTLRAKLLISN comes from the coding sequence GTGGCCGTTGCTTGCGAGGGCTGGCCATTGCACGACATACGCTGTGACGATTATCCTGACACTTATGGGCCACACTATGTCAAGGCATACCTGTGGTTTGTGGTGCCTCCCAACGCGCCGAACGCCTTTGAGGACCCGTTGGACGAACGCACCGCGACCATTTGGGCGAACCTTTTCAACGCTTTCGCCCCGCACAACATACACATCGTGCCGGGCTTTGGGGATTGCTCCCCCTCCGCCACCTACGAAGCCATCAACGAGGATTTGGCCCCCAACAATGCCAATGTGTTTTATCTGCGAAGCATCGGCCACAAGAACGACGACGGGATTGATATGTATGTTTTCAGGGACGACATAGCGGTCGGGGGAGGATGGGCGTTTTGCGTGCCGAGCAGCTTTTTCTATTTGTTCGGAAAAGAGCCCAACACCAGCGACAACGTGAGCGCGACACAAATCGTGTCGCACGAGATGGGGCATTGCTTGGGATTGCTGCACACTTTTGAGGAAGGCCCCGGCACTTCTTGCAGGGACCTCGACGGCTCGGATTGCAAGTTCAGGGGAGACTTGGTGTGCGACACCCCGCCTGACGACAGATCATACCCCTCCAACCCGGACTGCGACCCGCAGCTCCTTTCTTCGGAACTGGATTTCAACATCATGTCCGGCTTTTCGCCATGGAGGTGCGTGTCCCGGTTCACCAACGGACAGGGCGCTCGCATGCGCCGATACCTGAGCGAGCCGGTCGGCGTCGTTGACGACGCGAAAATCCAGGACATCGTCGTCACTGGCCAAGTGACATGGGACACCCCCATGAGCCCCGGCGCCAACGTCATCGTCGAGCCTGAAGCGGTGCTGACCATCAACGCCCCGGTGACCATGCAAGAGAACGCCCGCATATACGTGCGTCGCGGCGACGGGCAGGGGACGGTGTCCGGCGGGCAGCTGAGGGTGTTCTCGACGATAACGGCGGTCTGCGACAAGTTGTGGGGGGGCGTGGTGGTGGAAGGCTATGCCAACCGCCCCCAGAGCACCGTCTATCAGGGCAGGGCGTACGTGGGCGTGGGCGGGGTGCTTGAGCACGCCCGTCTGGCGATTTATGTCAACGGGTTGAACCCCGTGACGGGCTTTCCCGTGCTTAGTGGCGGCGGGGGCATGGTGGGGGCGCAGGGAGCGGTGTTTCGCAACAACGAGGTGGACGTGGAGTTCGGGCCTTATTTTGCGTCCTTGAACAGGGCTTACTTCACGGCCAGCATTTTCGATGTTCCTTGTCGGTTTGTCACCGACGACGGCTATCGGGGCGGGCGGGCGCCCACGCATCTTTTTTTGAAGGGTGTTTTCGGTGTCAGGGTGGCCGATTGCATCTTCACCGACGACAGGACCGATTCTTACTCGCTCCCCAAGACGCGCGGCGTCGGCATCTATTCCGAAGATGCGGGCTTTCTCACGTACCAGCCCCGGCCCAACCGCTTCTTCGGCTTGTTTCACGGCATTCATGTGTTGCAAACCAGCCCAACGGCGGGGATAGCCATTCGGGGAGGGATATTTGAGGCGTGCTTCGACGGGGTGCACGCCACGGACAATGCCATCCTGGCCATTGACGACAACACGTTCACGCTGCGGCGCCCCGATTTTTTCACTGGCCCCGCGTCGCAACTGTTCAGGGCGATTTACGTGGAGGGAGGAACGGCCACCATAAGCCTGGACGGCAACGTGTTCGTTGGTGCCGACACGGTCTTGCTCTTCGGGACGGAAGTGCTGTCCATCGGGGGAGGCAACAAGGTTTTTTCAGGCAACACCTACCACGAACTGTACGTCGGCAACAGGGCGTACGGGCTAAACGGCGTCGCCTCTGCCGGTGGCCTGATTTTTAGCGGGCTGATGTACGAGTGCAGCTCCTTCACAAGGAGCTCGGAACACGACAACTTGGTGGCCCTTGGCGCCACCATCCGGCTGGAACAGGGGCGGAAGATCGATGGTGAACCCATTTCCGCCGGCAACCGCTATCTCGACTTGGTGGGGCAACAGTTTACAAACAATGGCGCACCTATTTTCTACCACCATATAGAGAACACAACGCAAGCACTAATAGACGGCTATTTCACACCAACTACCATAACACGTGTCCAAAGTTTGCCAAACGCCGCTTGCGACGTTGCAGAATGCCCCCCTCCTTGCGACACCGAAACCGAACTCTCCGAAACCAAAACCCAGTTTTTCCAACAAAAACAAACTTGGACGACCAAAACCGCCGCCTACCCCTCCATCACCGACCCAAACCAGCGCCAAACCGAAGCCGATGTCATCAACCGCCTGCGGCTTTCGCTCGACCAGACCGGCGCTCGCATTCTGCTCCACCACGCGCTCGACACCACAGATTTGCGAACGGACTCGGTGCTTGTGTGGCTGGGACACTTGGAAACATACGACGCGGACTTGCAGTTGGCACGCCACCACTTCTTTTCCGGCGACTACTCCACGGCTGACAGCCTGTTGCAGCTTATCCCCTCTCAATATGGGCTGAGCGGCGATTGGCTTGCCGAGTTCAACGACGTCAGGGATGTGCTGGATGCCCTTCGCCCGCGTCTGGAGGCGGGCGTATCGCTCTCGGCCCTGCCGGAGACCCTGGTTGACTCGATACTGTACTGGGGTGCCGATTGCTCGGCAGCGGGCGCTTTGGCCCGCAACATACTCTGCCGCAACGGCTTGCGCAAGGAAGCGGACTGCGAGGAAATCGGGCAAAAGGCGAGCGGAACGACCCAAAGCAATGCGATTCAGGCCAGCGGCCAAACGTTGAAAATATACCCTAATCCGGCCAGCGCTGAGGTTTCAATTGAGCTGCCTTTAAACGTGTCATGCACCAATATTGCAATCGTCAGTTTGGCAGACGGGCGAATATGTCTGGATTTTGCGGCAGCAACTGGCAGTAATACCGTTAAAATAAACATCGCAGGTTTTTCAGGCGGCGTATATGCCGTACTTGCGAGAATGGTTGACGGCTCAACACTTCGGGCCAAACTTCTGATTTCGAATTAA
- a CDS encoding T9SS type A sorting domain-containing protein encodes MDQDTIIAIGLGHESGVPQGVVLAKIDTFGNLVAQSFIVDSLNDFLTMYFLFGNIIKTSEGYYAFPVVALGRGGHLLIQIDGDLQVRSIFEYSNGGNLSMFEHQIMEADDGGFYIVGNVTRPNYKRDGFIRRVSKEGTELWFKYYGDYNKDESFRCMARMPDNRFLVGGGAGPNVNNSETSRAGLWVLDSNGTVLKTSLGPEEPDLTTILGILPASDGGFIAHGLTYWGQGPWGSKVQVSLLKFDADLNLQWLKHIGPSSSDYNGIYDMTRPPDGHYLVAGQRTAYGDLAQPSGGDWGGWLYKFTEQGDSLWSRADNAPAPHVPAGQFAYGGVGILSSGSVVAGGVGTLSTQFVGWVVKVTADGCMDTVFCGAVGAGEPLSPLLDASLLSIAPNPAGATVSLALEGEVAGGRLVRFSIHNLLGQELWSARSASGREEVWLSGWPAGAYIARAESARGVAARVFVKE; translated from the coding sequence GTGGATCAAGACACCATCATAGCCATAGGGTTGGGACACGAGTCTGGCGTTCCCCAAGGTGTTGTGTTGGCTAAAATAGACACTTTTGGCAATTTGGTTGCGCAGAGTTTCATAGTTGACTCGCTTAACGATTTTCTCACGATGTATTTTCTGTTTGGCAACATCATCAAAACCTCGGAAGGGTACTATGCCTTTCCGGTTGTCGCCTTGGGCCGAGGCGGCCATTTGTTGATACAAATTGACGGTGACCTGCAGGTGAGGTCAATTTTTGAGTATTCAAATGGCGGCAACCTATCCATGTTCGAGCATCAAATCATGGAGGCTGACGATGGGGGTTTTTATATTGTCGGGAATGTCACGAGGCCAAACTACAAGCGAGATGGCTTTATTCGCAGGGTAAGCAAGGAGGGCACGGAGCTGTGGTTCAAGTATTACGGCGACTACAACAAAGACGAGTCGTTTCGTTGCATGGCGAGAATGCCGGACAACCGCTTTTTAGTCGGTGGCGGGGCAGGCCCCAATGTCAACAACAGCGAGACGTCCCGCGCGGGGCTGTGGGTACTCGACAGCAACGGGACGGTGCTGAAAACCTCGCTGGGGCCGGAGGAGCCTGACTTGACGACCATATTGGGCATTCTACCCGCCTCCGACGGCGGGTTCATTGCCCACGGCCTCACCTATTGGGGGCAAGGGCCTTGGGGCAGCAAGGTGCAGGTGAGCCTGCTCAAGTTCGATGCCGACCTGAACCTCCAATGGCTCAAGCACATCGGCCCGAGCAGCAGCGACTACAACGGCATCTACGACATGACGCGGCCCCCCGACGGGCACTACCTCGTGGCGGGGCAGCGCACGGCCTACGGCGACCTTGCCCAGCCCAGCGGCGGGGACTGGGGGGGCTGGCTCTACAAGTTCACGGAGCAGGGCGACAGCCTGTGGTCGAGGGCCGACAACGCGCCGGCGCCCCACGTCCCCGCCGGTCAGTTTGCCTACGGCGGGGTGGGCATCCTGAGCAGCGGCAGCGTGGTGGCGGGCGGCGTGGGGACTTTGAGCACCCAGTTCGTGGGCTGGGTGGTGAAGGTGACCGCGGATGGTTGCATGGACACTGTTTTTTGCGGCGCGGTGGGGGCTGGGGAGCCGCTTTCGCCTCTGCTCGACGCCTCCCTGCTTTCCATTGCGCCCAACCCCGCCGGCGCCACCGTGTCGCTGGCGCTCGAGGGGGAGGTGGCGGGCGGCAGGCTCGTCCGATTTTCCATCCACAATCTGCTGGGGCAGGAGCTGTGGTCGGCGCGGTCCGCGTCGGGTCGGGAGGAGGTGTGGTTGTCGGGCTGGCCTGCGGGGGCCTACATCGCGCGGGCGGAGTCGGCGCGGGGGGTGGCGGCGCGGGTGTTTGTGAAGGAGTGA
- a CDS encoding DUF4918 family protein: MTFAAQVIAFTQALRPPDIALPPGFEWLFPYDNAETMRALMAFYQRFYDDLQTRAFIFGINPGRFGAGLTGVPFTDPLRLETECGIATSFPKKPELSATFVWQLIHAYGGASAFCRDFYITSLSPLGFVKDGKNINYYDDRFLQKTAEAFIVWNIRTQLDFGARREAAICLGEGQNFSYFQKLNASHGFFKEIVPLPHPRWVMQYRRKRVAEFVEKYVATLRGAL, from the coding sequence ATGACTTTTGCAGCACAGGTTATCGCTTTCACGCAGGCGCTGCGCCCGCCGGACATCGCGCTGCCGCCGGGTTTTGAGTGGCTTTTCCCCTACGACAATGCCGAGACGATGCGGGCGCTGATGGCTTTTTACCAGCGTTTTTACGACGACCTCCAAACCCGCGCCTTTATCTTTGGCATCAATCCGGGGCGTTTTGGGGCAGGGCTGACAGGGGTGCCGTTCACCGACCCGCTGCGGCTTGAGACGGAGTGCGGCATTGCTACCAGTTTTCCCAAAAAGCCGGAGTTGTCCGCCACGTTCGTCTGGCAACTTATCCATGCTTATGGTGGCGCGTCGGCTTTTTGCCGCGATTTTTACATCACCTCCCTTTCGCCGCTGGGTTTTGTGAAAGACGGCAAAAACATCAACTACTACGACGACCGCTTTCTTCAAAAAACCGCTGAGGCGTTCATCGTTTGGAATATCCGCACCCAACTCGATTTTGGCGCTCGGCGTGAGGCGGCGATTTGCCTTGGCGAGGGGCAGAATTTCTCTTATTTTCAAAAACTGAACGCTTCGCACGGCTTTTTCAAGGAAATCGTGCCGCTTCCTCACCCACGCTGGGTGATGCAATACCGACGAAAACGGGTAGCGGAATTTGTGGAAAAATATGTGGCGACATTGAGAGGGGCGTTGTGA
- a CDS encoding 3-phosphoshikimate 1-carboxyvinyltransferase: MLRLSKPNRSLLGDIALDGSKSISNRALIALALAGTVPTDWLTNLSTSKDTLTLLRLLSQPGDTFDAGDAGTTFRFLTAYLALQPGTQVLTGSARMRERPVGSLVAALRDLGADIEYLEKEGYPPLRIGAMKLAKHTSRPLVRIHAGTSSQFLSALLLIAPYLPHGLQLVPEGNLVSRPYLEMTMRLMRHFGARVSEQGESITVEPGAYQPRPLTVEADWSAASYWYEMAAFADEVELRLKGLFAESWQGDSVLVQMMPSFGVQTVFEAEGIVLKKSGVPPAPSFEWDFVECPDIAQTLAVTCAGLGVQGIFSGLETLFIKETDRVAALRGELTKVGVSFEPLPDGKRFSLKGKATWATVPRFATYHDHRMAMSFAPLAFWGAVEIENPSVVNKSYPAFWEHLAAVGFRLLM, translated from the coding sequence ATGTTGCGACTATCCAAACCCAATCGCTCACTATTGGGCGACATCGCCCTCGACGGCTCCAAGAGCATCAGCAACCGGGCGCTCATCGCGCTGGCACTGGCGGGCACCGTGCCAACGGATTGGCTCACCAACCTCTCCACCTCTAAGGACACACTCACGCTCTTGCGCCTGCTATCGCAGCCCGGCGACACTTTCGACGCGGGCGACGCAGGCACCACGTTCCGATTCCTCACCGCATATTTAGCCTTGCAGCCCGGTACGCAAGTGCTCACCGGTTCTGCCCGAATGCGCGAGCGTCCCGTCGGCAGCCTCGTGGCGGCGCTCCGCGACTTGGGTGCCGATATCGAGTATTTGGAAAAAGAAGGATACCCGCCGCTCCGCATCGGCGCGATGAAATTGGCTAAGCACACATCGCGGCCTCTTGTGCGCATTCACGCGGGCACGAGCAGCCAATTCCTGTCTGCCCTTTTGCTCATCGCGCCATACCTGCCGCATGGGCTGCAATTGGTGCCGGAAGGCAACTTGGTCTCGCGGCCCTATCTCGAAATGACCATGCGGCTCATGCGGCATTTCGGAGCGAGGGTGAGCGAGCAAGGCGAGTCCATCACTGTGGAGCCGGGCGCTTACCAGCCGCGTCCGCTCACCGTGGAGGCCGACTGGTCGGCAGCTTCGTATTGGTACGAAATGGCGGCGTTTGCCGACGAGGTGGAGTTGCGGCTGAAAGGGCTATTTGCCGAAAGCTGGCAAGGCGATTCGGTATTGGTGCAGATGATGCCCTCATTCGGCGTGCAGACCGTTTTTGAAGCGGAAGGCATTGTGTTGAAAAAGAGCGGGGTGCCGCCTGCGCCCTCGTTTGAGTGGGATTTTGTGGAGTGTCCGGACATCGCGCAGACACTGGCGGTCACTTGCGCGGGGTTGGGTGTGCAAGGGATTTTTTCAGGTTTGGAAACACTGTTTATCAAGGAAACCGACCGGGTGGCGGCGTTGCGGGGCGAGTTGACCAAAGTCGGCGTGTCGTTTGAGCCACTGCCCGACGGGAAGCGTTTTTCCCTAAAAGGCAAAGCGACGTGGGCGACGGTGCCGCGTTTTGCCACTTACCACGACCACCGCATGGCCATGTCGTTCGCGCCGCTGGCTTTTTGGGGCGCTGTCGAAATCGAAAACCCGTCGGTGGTGAATAAGTCCTACCCGGCTTTTTGGGAGCATCTGGCGGCGGTGGGTTTTCGCCTGCTGATGTAA